In Blastopirellula sp. J2-11, a single genomic region encodes these proteins:
- a CDS encoding EutN/CcmL family microcompartment protein — translation MFIAKVTGSVIATQKVESMVGNKLLVVEPYRLEPKDRGSLVTTGRTFIAVDMLGAGVGDYVLITQGSSARLTPETKHLPIDCVVVGIVDQAHIDHACVYSREETPAPETKPEAKPEPAAKKSKPKAAPAPKPAPPTEPEPTPEPEAGSDE, via the coding sequence ATGTTCATCGCGAAAGTGACCGGCTCGGTCATCGCCACGCAAAAAGTGGAGTCGATGGTCGGCAACAAGTTGCTGGTCGTCGAGCCGTATCGCTTGGAGCCGAAGGATCGCGGTTCGCTGGTCACGACGGGACGAACGTTTATTGCGGTCGACATGCTGGGCGCCGGAGTCGGCGACTACGTGTTGATCACGCAAGGCTCCAGCGCTCGCTTGACGCCGGAGACGAAGCACCTGCCGATCGACTGCGTAGTGGTCGGGATTGTCGATCAGGCGCATATCGATCATGCCTGCGTCTATTCGCGAGAAGAAACGCCGGCGCCGGAAACCAAACCAGAAGCCAAGCCGGAACCTGCCGCCAAAAAGTCAAAGCCCAAAGCGGCGCCGGCTCCGAAACCGGCTCCGCCGACGGAACCGGAACCGACGCCTGAGCCCGAAGCGGGCTCGGACGAGTAG
- a CDS encoding EutN/CcmL family microcompartment protein, with amino-acid sequence MNLAKVVGTATSTVKHPSMQGWKLLVVQPQQADGVTPDGHPLLAIDAVGAGPGEIVMITSDGETTRELLGFPKTPVRWTVIGIADE; translated from the coding sequence ATGAATCTGGCCAAGGTAGTCGGCACGGCGACCAGCACCGTCAAGCATCCTTCGATGCAAGGGTGGAAGCTGCTTGTCGTGCAACCGCAGCAAGCCGATGGCGTGACCCCCGATGGGCATCCGCTGTTGGCGATTGATGCGGTCGGCGCCGGGCCAGGCGAGATCGTGATGATCACCAGCGACGGCGAGACGACCCGCGAACTGTTGGGTTTCCCCAAGACGCCGGTTCGCTGGACGGTTATCGGAATCGCCGACGAATAA
- a CDS encoding IS4 family transposase, with the protein MSDQFNASPQEVQSKFRNVSIFVSELLLPNGVVTAICQEIGFSFRQRIYSPMVVVWMFVMQTLSADHSCQQVVTRLNAWRMAQGLPRCSGDTTSYCQARRRLPIALFQRLLAWTARKCDEAGVGDWRFQGREVVIVDGTTVTMADTRANQTAYPQMKSQKPGCGFPLTRIVHLFSLATGAATMFAMGRYAGKETGETSLLRTLLSQFHSGEIVLADRYYASFWLLALSELRGIDIVARAHHLRKIDFRRGLRQGDCDQVVSYSKPQRPTWMTQREYESYPSSILVRHLRYQVTQRGFRTRQITLATTLLQADVYRAEDLADLYRRRWQAELHIRSLKTQMQMDHLRCKSPAMVVKELHCHMIGYNLVRAAMLATALKFRLPPWRLSFTGAMQAIEEFAAALRWNTKQQESQWENLLQTIRQLEVGARPDRNEPRELKRRPKAYKLMQTPRNRYATAA; encoded by the coding sequence GTGTCTGATCAGTTTAACGCTTCGCCGCAGGAAGTTCAAAGCAAGTTCCGTAACGTTTCGATCTTCGTCAGCGAGTTGCTGCTGCCCAACGGCGTTGTCACCGCGATCTGTCAAGAGATCGGCTTCTCGTTTCGGCAGCGCATCTATTCGCCGATGGTCGTCGTGTGGATGTTCGTCATGCAGACGCTGTCAGCCGATCATAGTTGTCAGCAAGTCGTCACTCGTCTCAACGCCTGGCGAATGGCGCAGGGGCTGCCGCGCTGCAGCGGCGACACCACTTCCTATTGCCAAGCGCGGCGCCGCTTGCCGATTGCATTGTTTCAACGACTGCTCGCTTGGACGGCGCGAAAGTGCGATGAAGCTGGCGTCGGCGATTGGCGGTTCCAGGGACGCGAAGTGGTCATCGTCGACGGCACGACCGTCACGATGGCTGACACCCGCGCGAATCAAACCGCCTATCCGCAAATGAAAAGCCAGAAGCCTGGCTGCGGCTTCCCCTTGACGCGGATCGTGCATCTCTTTTCGTTAGCGACCGGCGCGGCGACGATGTTTGCGATGGGACGTTACGCCGGCAAGGAGACAGGCGAGACGTCACTGTTGCGAACGCTCTTGTCGCAGTTTCACTCGGGAGAAATCGTGCTCGCCGATCGTTACTACGCCAGCTTCTGGCTGCTCGCTTTATCGGAACTGCGCGGGATCGATATCGTGGCTCGCGCGCACCATCTTCGCAAAATCGACTTTCGCCGAGGCTTGCGCCAAGGGGACTGCGATCAGGTCGTGAGCTATTCGAAGCCGCAGCGGCCGACGTGGATGACGCAGCGGGAATATGAAAGCTACCCGTCGTCGATTCTCGTACGTCACTTGCGATATCAAGTCACGCAGCGCGGATTTCGGACGCGTCAAATCACGTTGGCGACGACGCTGCTACAGGCTGACGTTTATCGAGCGGAAGACTTGGCCGATTTGTATCGTCGCCGCTGGCAAGCGGAGTTGCATATCCGGAGCTTGAAAACGCAAATGCAAATGGACCACCTCCGCTGCAAAAGTCCGGCGATGGTTGTGAAGGAACTTCACTGCCACATGATCGGCTACAATCTGGTGCGGGCCGCGATGCTGGCGACGGCGTTGAAATTTCGCCTGCCTCCGTGGCGGCTCAGCTTTACCGGAGCGATGCAAGCGATCGAAGAGTTCGCCGCCGCACTCCGCTGGAACACGAAGCAACAAGAGTCCCAGTGGGAAAACCTCTTGCAAACGATCCGCCAACTGGAAGTCGGCGCTCGCCCTGACCGGAATGAACCACGAGAACTTAAACGGCGGCCGAAAGCGTATAAACTAATGCAAACGCCTCGAAATCGTTACGCAACAGCGGCTTAG
- a CDS encoding class II aldolase/adducin family protein, producing MMNVHRIKQDICEIGRRIYNKGFAAANDGNITVRVSENEILCTPTMQSKGFLKPEDIATIDMTGKQIAGSKPRSSEALLHLEIYQRRADIKSVVHCHPPHATAFAIAREPIPQCVLPEVEVFLGDVPITKYETPGGKAFAETILPFVDKTNIILLANHGTVSYGETVERAYWWTEILDAYCRMLILAKQLGRVEFFSEEKERELLDLKQRWGWSDPRNTEEYKDCDICANDIFRDSWKDSLIERKAFPAPPAMGPNANKAAAPVAGDQEALIQAITSRVMAELSKRS from the coding sequence ATGATGAACGTTCACCGAATCAAGCAAGACATTTGTGAAATCGGCCGTCGAATCTACAACAAAGGATTCGCCGCCGCCAATGACGGCAACATCACCGTCCGCGTCAGCGAGAACGAGATTCTCTGCACGCCGACGATGCAGTCCAAAGGCTTCCTGAAGCCGGAAGACATCGCGACGATCGACATGACCGGCAAACAGATCGCCGGCAGCAAGCCGCGATCGAGCGAAGCGTTGCTGCACTTGGAGATCTATCAGCGTCGCGCCGACATCAAGAGCGTCGTCCATTGCCATCCGCCGCACGCGACCGCGTTCGCGATTGCCCGCGAGCCGATCCCGCAATGCGTTCTGCCGGAAGTCGAAGTCTTTCTGGGGGACGTGCCGATCACCAAGTACGAAACTCCCGGCGGCAAAGCCTTCGCCGAAACGATCCTACCGTTCGTCGACAAGACCAACATCATCTTGTTGGCGAATCACGGCACGGTCAGCTACGGCGAGACCGTCGAGCGCGCCTACTGGTGGACCGAAATTTTGGACGCCTATTGCCGCATGCTGATCTTGGCGAAGCAGTTGGGCCGCGTCGAGTTCTTCTCGGAAGAGAAAGAACGCGAACTGCTCGACCTGAAGCAGCGTTGGGGGTGGAGCGATCCGCGCAACACCGAGGAGTACAAAGATTGCGACATCTGCGCCAACGACATCTTCCGCGACAGCTGGAAAGATTCGCTGATTGAACGTAAAGCGTTTCCCGCTCCTCCCGCGATGGGCCCCAACGCCAACAAAGCGGCCGCTCCCGTGGCCGGCGATCAAGAAGCGTTGATTCAGGCGATCACCAGCCGCGTGATGGCCGAGTTGTCGAAACGCTCGTAG
- the argJ gene encoding bifunctional glutamate N-acetyltransferase/amino-acid acetyltransferase ArgJ translates to MDEPTKQIVIPAGFRFAGVHCGLKRNPNKEDISLIVCDAPATAAGVYTTNKVFAAPVRWDRSRTPSDKIRAVITNSGNANACTGEQGEKDCAEMAAIVAEQIGASADEVLVMSTGIIGVPLPMEKIRHGIAAAAGQTGVEAPAFLEAARGILTTDNGIKIASRTAEIDGRTFKISGMCKGAGMIAPNMATMLGIVLTDAPLSTEQTQTLLSDVAEETFNCIRVDGHMSTNDTLLMLASGAEGGAPLTDSQVAQLRCELKAACEEMAKLIPADGEGATHLIKVDVEGCATREDAKKIAIEVADSPLVKTAITGGDPNWGRIVSAVGYAGVTFDPLKLELRLNDILLYQTGTPVKFDAKTVSSSIKGSFETHVQLTLFEGDAGARVWASDLTVEYVKFNADYST, encoded by the coding sequence ATGGACGAACCCACCAAACAGATCGTGATTCCGGCTGGATTTCGCTTCGCGGGAGTCCATTGCGGACTGAAGCGGAACCCGAACAAGGAAGATATCTCCTTGATCGTTTGCGACGCGCCGGCGACCGCCGCAGGCGTCTATACCACCAACAAAGTCTTCGCCGCACCCGTTCGTTGGGATCGCAGTCGGACGCCTTCGGATAAAATTCGCGCCGTCATCACCAACTCGGGCAACGCCAACGCTTGCACTGGAGAGCAGGGAGAGAAAGACTGCGCCGAGATGGCTGCGATCGTCGCCGAGCAGATTGGCGCTTCGGCGGACGAAGTCTTGGTGATGTCGACCGGCATCATCGGCGTGCCGCTGCCAATGGAAAAGATTCGCCACGGAATCGCCGCCGCGGCAGGTCAAACCGGTGTCGAAGCGCCTGCCTTTTTGGAAGCGGCGCGCGGCATTTTGACCACCGACAACGGGATCAAGATCGCTTCGCGCACGGCCGAAATCGACGGCCGCACCTTTAAGATCAGCGGCATGTGCAAAGGCGCCGGCATGATCGCCCCCAACATGGCGACCATGCTGGGCATCGTCCTGACCGACGCGCCCCTTTCGACCGAGCAGACCCAAACGCTGCTCAGCGACGTCGCGGAAGAGACATTCAACTGCATTCGCGTCGACGGGCACATGAGCACCAACGACACGTTGCTGATGCTGGCCAGCGGCGCCGAAGGAGGCGCTCCGCTCACCGATTCGCAAGTCGCTCAATTGCGATGCGAGCTGAAAGCGGCGTGCGAAGAAATGGCCAAGCTGATCCCGGCCGACGGCGAAGGGGCGACCCATCTGATCAAGGTGGATGTCGAAGGGTGCGCGACGCGCGAGGATGCCAAGAAGATTGCAATCGAAGTGGCCGACAGCCCGCTGGTCAAAACGGCGATCACCGGCGGCGACCCCAACTGGGGCCGGATCGTTTCGGCCGTCGGCTATGCCGGCGTGACGTTTGATCCGCTGAAACTGGAGCTCCGTCTGAATGACATTCTGCTTTATCAGACCGGGACGCCGGTCAAGTTCGACGCGAAGACCGTCTCGAGTTCGATCAAAGGAAGTTTTGAGACGCACGTCCAACTGACCCTGTTCGAGGGAGACGCCGGCGCACGCGTTTGGGCGAGCGATTTGACGGTCGAGTACGTGAAATTCAACGCCGATTACTCGACGTAG
- a CDS encoding lactate/malate dehydrogenase family protein, giving the protein MKVSIIGGGGLVGSCAAFALQCGGIAREIALLDLNADLAGGHALDLLHGAPSVADQVITSGGYEHIPDSDVICITAGLRRKPDESRLDLINRNVDLFLSILDSVKSAGVKKDAICFVVSNPVDILTYLAAQRLNLPTSRVIGLGTQLDTIRFRALIAQEMKLPPTQVKALILGEHGDSMLPVWSAATVNGLPLDKFPGWTPNKATELFTRTRGSGAEVIKKKGGAGFAVGIAIRDVIEAIALDKNQVLPVSSVQNGCYGIRNVALSVPTLVGRDGVAGTFEVDLWPKEMQQLRHSGQVLRQTLETVLKRVGGN; this is encoded by the coding sequence ATGAAAGTTAGCATCATCGGCGGCGGCGGTTTGGTTGGTTCGTGTGCGGCGTTTGCGCTGCAGTGCGGCGGCATCGCTCGCGAAATCGCGCTCCTGGACCTCAATGCCGATCTTGCCGGCGGACACGCTTTGGACTTGCTGCATGGCGCTCCCAGCGTCGCCGATCAGGTCATCACCTCGGGCGGATACGAGCATATCCCTGATAGCGACGTGATCTGCATCACGGCGGGGCTTCGCCGCAAGCCGGACGAAAGCCGCTTGGATCTGATCAACCGCAACGTCGATCTGTTCCTTTCGATTTTGGACAGCGTCAAAAGCGCCGGCGTCAAAAAGGATGCGATCTGCTTTGTCGTCTCGAACCCGGTCGACATTCTGACGTATCTGGCGGCACAGCGACTCAATCTGCCGACCAGCCGCGTGATCGGGCTCGGTACGCAGTTAGACACCATTCGCTTTCGCGCCTTGATCGCGCAAGAGATGAAGCTCCCGCCGACGCAAGTCAAGGCGCTCATCCTGGGCGAGCACGGCGACAGCATGTTGCCGGTCTGGTCGGCCGCAACGGTCAACGGCTTGCCGCTCGACAAGTTCCCCGGCTGGACGCCTAATAAAGCGACTGAGCTGTTTACCCGCACTCGCGGCAGCGGCGCCGAAGTGATCAAGAAAAAGGGGGGCGCCGGGTTCGCCGTCGGTATCGCGATTCGCGATGTGATCGAAGCGATCGCGCTCGACAAGAATCAAGTCTTGCCTGTTTCCAGCGTGCAAAACGGCTGCTACGGCATCCGTAACGTCGCGCTCAGCGTCCCGACGTTGGTGGGGCGCGACGGCGTCGCCGGTACGTTTGAGGTTGACCTCTGGCCCAAGGAAATGCAGCAACTGCGTCACAGCGGTCAAGTGCTGCGTCAGACGTTGGAAACCGTTCTAAAGCGAGTCGGCGGCAACTAG
- a CDS encoding BMC domain-containing protein, whose protein sequence is MAKAMEALGMIETKGFIALVEATDAMMKAANVKFVGWDKVGSGLVSVFVTGDVAAVKAATDAGVAAAGRIGEVVSVQVIPRPHDDLTVVLPPSVNYGGGSAG, encoded by the coding sequence ATGGCGAAGGCAATGGAAGCGTTGGGCATGATCGAGACGAAGGGCTTTATTGCTCTCGTCGAGGCGACCGACGCAATGATGAAAGCTGCGAACGTCAAGTTCGTCGGCTGGGACAAAGTTGGCAGCGGTTTGGTTTCGGTTTTCGTGACCGGTGATGTCGCTGCGGTCAAAGCCGCTACCGACGCCGGCGTCGCGGCCGCTGGACGTATCGGCGAAGTCGTCAGCGTTCAGGTCATTCCGCGACCGCACGATGATCTGACGGTGGTGTTGCCCCCGTCGGTCAACTACGGCGGCGGTTCCGCCGGTTAG
- a CDS encoding acetate/propionate family kinase: MKILVANLGSTSFKYRLFDMESETQLARGGIDRIGGGESSCSVEIGAWSENRTAHVPDHAVAVQQCLAQLTDPEHGCLQSADEVAAIGFKAVHGGRVSGVQKVTPEVLEAMSEMSPVAPAHNPPYIKAMRLLGEKLPEIPLVAAFETGFHLTIPDRNRYYAIPKAWSDEYLIQRWGFHGASHRFIGVRSAELLGRDDLRVISCHLGGSSSLCAIRAGQSMATTMGMSPQTGLPQNNRVGDFDAYILPMLMEKTGKSLEEILAYLGSHGGLLGISGGVSGDMRDLEGAAAGGNADAQLALDVYISEIRRYLGGMLVELGGADAIIFTGGIGENGKEVRAAVCANLGELGIELDATKNDAVQGESAIHADGGRTQIWVIPTNEELIVARQTKQLLES, translated from the coding sequence ATGAAGATATTGGTAGCCAACCTCGGTTCGACCAGCTTCAAGTACCGCTTGTTTGACATGGAGAGCGAAACGCAGCTAGCCCGCGGCGGCATTGACCGCATCGGCGGCGGCGAAAGCTCTTGCTCTGTCGAGATCGGCGCTTGGAGCGAAAATCGAACGGCGCATGTTCCTGATCACGCGGTCGCTGTGCAGCAATGCTTGGCGCAACTGACCGATCCGGAGCATGGCTGTCTGCAATCGGCGGATGAAGTAGCCGCGATTGGATTCAAAGCGGTCCATGGAGGACGCGTTTCGGGCGTACAGAAGGTCACGCCGGAAGTGCTGGAAGCGATGTCGGAAATGAGTCCGGTCGCCCCAGCTCACAATCCGCCCTACATCAAAGCAATGCGATTGTTGGGGGAGAAGCTTCCTGAGATTCCGTTGGTAGCGGCGTTTGAAACCGGTTTTCATTTGACCATTCCCGATCGAAATCGTTATTACGCGATTCCGAAAGCGTGGTCCGATGAGTACCTGATTCAACGCTGGGGCTTTCATGGAGCGAGCCACCGATTTATCGGAGTTCGTTCCGCCGAGCTATTGGGACGCGACGACCTGCGAGTGATCTCATGTCATCTGGGCGGCAGCAGCAGCTTGTGTGCGATTCGCGCCGGGCAAAGCATGGCCACCACGATGGGGATGAGCCCGCAGACAGGTTTGCCGCAGAACAATCGGGTCGGCGACTTTGACGCCTACATCCTACCGATGCTGATGGAGAAAACCGGCAAGTCGTTGGAAGAGATCCTCGCCTATCTTGGCAGCCATGGCGGGTTGTTGGGCATCAGCGGCGGCGTCAGCGGCGACATGCGTGATTTGGAAGGAGCCGCCGCAGGCGGTAACGCCGATGCGCAACTGGCGCTCGACGTTTACATCAGCGAAATCCGTCGTTACTTGGGCGGCATGCTGGTCGAGTTGGGAGGCGCGGACGCGATCATCTTCACCGGAGGAATCGGGGAGAACGGCAAGGAAGTTCGAGCGGCCGTTTGTGCGAACCTCGGCGAACTCGGAATTGAACTGGACGCGACGAAAAACGACGCCGTCCAAGGCGAGTCGGCGATTCATGCCGACGGCGGCCGCACGCAGATTTGGGTCATTCCGACCAACGAAGAGTTGATCGTAGCCCGACAAACCAAGCAACTGTTGGAGAGCTGA
- a CDS encoding EutN/CcmL family microcompartment protein yields MRIAEIVGKVTLSRVHPSLQGAQLKLAVPLLLEDLRGETDLLEAEFLVVYDSFSAGVGERIALSEGGEAAQPFYPELKPVDAYNAAILDTVHLRDQ; encoded by the coding sequence ATGCGAATCGCAGAAATCGTCGGCAAGGTGACGCTTAGTCGCGTTCACCCCAGCTTGCAGGGCGCCCAGCTCAAACTGGCCGTACCGCTGCTGCTGGAGGATTTGCGCGGCGAGACCGATCTGCTGGAGGCGGAGTTTTTGGTGGTGTACGACTCCTTTTCGGCGGGCGTTGGCGAAAGAATCGCGCTCAGCGAAGGGGGAGAAGCGGCCCAACCGTTTTATCCTGAACTGAAACCGGTCGACGCGTACAACGCGGCGATTCTCGATACCGTCCATTTACGTGACCAATAA
- a CDS encoding BMC domain-containing protein, with translation MNSAIGLIETKGLVGLVEATDAMAKAANVKITKRVNIGGAFITAVVTGDVGSVRAAVEAGAAAAQQVGELVGSHVIPRPADGLVDAYFS, from the coding sequence ATGAACAGTGCAATTGGTCTGATTGAAACCAAGGGGTTGGTTGGCCTGGTCGAAGCGACCGACGCCATGGCGAAAGCCGCCAACGTCAAAATTACGAAGCGCGTCAACATCGGCGGCGCCTTTATTACGGCTGTGGTGACCGGCGATGTCGGCAGCGTTCGCGCTGCGGTCGAAGCAGGCGCCGCGGCGGCTCAGCAAGTCGGCGAATTGGTCGGCAGCCACGTGATTCCGCGTCCGGCTGACGGTCTGGTTGACGCCTACTTCAGCTAG
- a CDS encoding aldehyde dehydrogenase family protein, translated as MQIDESLIRNVVAQVLAEVGQAPAATSGFTGRRGIFDCAHEAVHAAREAFERLSERTIADRKQVIDIIRQIAMDQKVELGTMEMNETQIGRLSHKIEKLETLGKMTPGVEFLESKVYSGDHGLAIIEHAPFGVIGCITPVTHSLPTITGNAINMIAGGNTLVVNPHPGGKLVAAEGVRRYNEAIFRALGIDNLICVIAEPTLETADIIFHHRDVAMICVTGGPAVARAALNSGKKAVVAGPGNPPVVVDETADLDRAARCIIQGGAYDNNLLCIAEKEVFVVNSVFDDLMKAMERAGAVRLNSAEIDRLTRVAISEVEVNGKKKMVAAKDFIGKDAAVLAKAAGKNINSQVELIFGETDEHNPFVPVEQMMPFIPFVRCHDVNEAIEKAKFYEHGFRHTAIIHSNNVRNMTRMGRAMDTTLFVKNGPCMASLGLGGEGYISFSIATPTGEGVTTPLTFTRERRCSLIDDLCILGHPSKS; from the coding sequence ATGCAAATCGACGAATCCTTGATCCGCAACGTCGTCGCTCAGGTGCTGGCCGAAGTCGGCCAGGCGCCGGCCGCAACGAGCGGCTTCACCGGTCGCCGCGGCATTTTTGATTGTGCCCACGAAGCGGTTCACGCCGCTCGCGAAGCGTTCGAGCGACTTTCGGAGCGAACGATCGCCGATCGCAAGCAGGTCATCGACATCATCCGCCAAATCGCGATGGACCAAAAGGTCGAGCTCGGCACGATGGAGATGAACGAAACGCAGATCGGTCGTCTGTCGCACAAGATTGAGAAGCTCGAAACCTTGGGCAAGATGACCCCCGGCGTCGAGTTTTTGGAAAGCAAAGTCTACAGCGGCGATCATGGTCTGGCCATCATCGAGCATGCTCCGTTTGGCGTCATCGGCTGTATCACGCCGGTCACCCACTCGCTGCCGACCATCACCGGCAACGCGATCAACATGATCGCCGGCGGTAACACGCTGGTGGTCAATCCGCATCCCGGCGGCAAGCTGGTCGCGGCCGAAGGCGTGCGGCGCTACAACGAAGCGATCTTCCGCGCTTTGGGGATCGACAACCTGATCTGCGTGATCGCCGAGCCGACGCTCGAAACTGCCGACATCATCTTCCATCACCGCGACGTGGCTATGATCTGCGTCACCGGCGGACCAGCCGTCGCCAGAGCGGCACTCAACTCGGGCAAGAAAGCAGTCGTCGCCGGACCCGGCAATCCGCCGGTTGTGGTCGATGAAACGGCCGACCTCGATCGAGCCGCTCGCTGCATCATCCAAGGCGGAGCGTACGACAACAACTTACTGTGCATCGCCGAGAAAGAAGTTTTCGTCGTCAACTCGGTCTTTGATGACCTGATGAAAGCGATGGAACGAGCCGGCGCCGTTCGTTTGAACTCGGCCGAGATCGATCGCCTGACTCGCGTTGCGATCTCCGAAGTCGAAGTGAACGGCAAAAAGAAAATGGTCGCCGCCAAAGATTTTATCGGCAAGGACGCGGCCGTGCTGGCCAAAGCCGCCGGTAAGAACATCAACTCGCAGGTCGAATTGATCTTTGGCGAAACGGACGAGCACAACCCGTTTGTCCCGGTCGAACAGATGATGCCGTTCATTCCTTTCGTTCGCTGTCACGATGTGAATGAAGCGATCGAAAAGGCGAAATTCTATGAACACGGCTTCCGTCACACGGCGATCATTCACTCGAACAATGTTCGCAATATGACCCGCATGGGGCGCGCGATGGACACGACGCTGTTCGTCAAAAACGGTCCCTGCATGGCGTCGCTCGGCTTGGGAGGCGAAGGTTATATCTCGTTCTCGATCGCCACGCCGACCGGCGAAGGAGTGACGACGCCGTTGACGTTCACGCGTGAGCGACGCTGCTCGCTGATTGACGATCTGTGTATCCTCGGTCACCCGAGCAAGAGCTAA
- a CDS encoding TPR domain-containing glycosyltransferase: MSMEANPRKLTVAMIVRDAADTLAATLDSILGIADEIVLVDTGSQDDTIAITQSHGVTAIERKWEDSFSAARNFALTQVTGDWVLWLDAGEKLDVEDAQNLRQFVNAEADPSLAYVMIVKVPQAAGGIGSEQIGKIRLLPNKGNIRFEGRVRETPLVSLAECEMQLAALPFPIRRDLIEHDPQRKSRKAVRDIQLVNLEIHEIGPSARLLICMAEAMQALGDHKNALTFYQQAGQLAEPNSTDSLESYYGILTAFDEQENGLENQIQTCLAALETYPLDAQLLCAMGGYLQSQGHLELAIRSFETAYKYGQINPETWHIEDIDQIAVSCYALATQLAGQPEQAEEILNQALVEHPSSIRLRRQLIDMHVKYARRTEAMNQVQLLPESFPNREAYRSAVRGAAAAAQKNWVAARPYLETAYRNGCREPLCLRWLSISLLALGLQDEAIEILQVWRTLDTTSLEPQQLLGSIEQANSNLTVPGESRTIRVDSSETSSKKAHAAAEAATQRDTNCI, translated from the coding sequence ATGAGTATGGAAGCCAACCCGCGAAAACTGACCGTCGCTATGATCGTGCGCGATGCGGCTGACACGTTGGCCGCTACGCTCGACAGCATCTTAGGGATCGCCGACGAAATCGTATTGGTCGACACCGGCTCGCAGGACGACACCATCGCGATCACCCAATCGCACGGCGTCACGGCGATTGAACGAAAATGGGAAGATAGCTTCAGCGCGGCGCGCAACTTCGCACTGACCCAAGTGACCGGCGACTGGGTATTGTGGCTCGATGCGGGCGAAAAGCTGGATGTCGAAGACGCCCAGAACCTGCGTCAATTTGTCAACGCAGAAGCCGATCCGTCGCTCGCTTACGTGATGATCGTCAAGGTTCCGCAAGCGGCCGGGGGAATTGGATCCGAACAAATCGGCAAGATTCGCTTGTTGCCAAACAAGGGAAACATACGCTTTGAAGGCCGAGTGCGTGAAACGCCGCTCGTCTCGCTGGCCGAGTGCGAAATGCAGTTGGCCGCACTTCCCTTTCCGATTCGCCGTGATCTGATCGAACATGATCCGCAGCGCAAGAGCCGTAAAGCGGTTCGCGATATTCAGCTGGTCAATTTGGAAATCCATGAGATTGGCCCCAGTGCTCGCCTGTTGATCTGCATGGCCGAAGCGATGCAAGCCCTGGGCGATCACAAGAACGCGCTGACGTTCTATCAACAAGCGGGACAACTCGCCGAGCCAAATTCGACCGACTCGCTCGAATCGTATTACGGCATTTTGACCGCCTTCGACGAACAAGAGAACGGTCTGGAAAACCAGATTCAGACTTGCCTGGCGGCGCTCGAAACCTATCCGCTCGACGCCCAACTGCTGTGCGCGATGGGCGGCTATCTGCAGTCGCAAGGACACTTGGAACTGGCGATTCGCTCGTTTGAAACCGCCTACAAGTATGGCCAGATCAATCCCGAGACCTGGCACATCGAAGACATCGATCAGATCGCCGTTTCGTGTTATGCATTGGCGACGCAACTCGCCGGCCAGCCGGAGCAGGCCGAAGAGATCTTGAATCAGGCGCTGGTCGAGCACCCCAGCTCGATCCGACTACGTCGCCAATTGATCGACATGCATGTGAAGTATGCGCGGCGCACCGAAGCGATGAACCAAGTCCAATTGCTCCCCGAGAGCTTCCCCAATCGCGAAGCGTATCGCAGCGCGGTTCGCGGAGCAGCCGCCGCCGCACAAAAGAACTGGGTCGCCGCTCGACCTTATCTGGAAACCGCTTACCGTAACGGTTGCCGCGAGCCGCTTTGCCTGCGTTGGCTTAGCATTTCGCTACTAGCGTTGGGTTTGCAAGACGAAGCGATCGAGATCTTGCAAGTCTGGCGCACGCTCGACACGACTTCGCTCGAACCGCAACAACTGCTCGGTTCGATCGAACAGGCGAACTCGAATCTGACCGTGCCCGGCGAATCGCGCACGATTCGCGTCGACTCGAGCGAAACGTCGTCGAAGAAAGCCCATGCCGCCGCCGAAGCGGCGACGCAGCGTGATACGAATTGCATCTAA